A genomic window from Triticum urartu cultivar G1812 chromosome 7, Tu2.1, whole genome shotgun sequence includes:
- the LOC125523514 gene encoding arabinogalactan protein 23 codes for MEMKKIACAVLIAASATVALAADGPALAPAGALAGAPAAGASAATGAFPAVGAVLGASVLSFLSYYMQ; via the coding sequence ATGGAGATGAAGAAGATTGCCTGCGCCGTCCTCATCGCCGCATCGGCGACCGTTGCCCTCGCTGCCGATGGTCCGGCCCTTGCCCCGGCGGGAGCCCTGGCGGGAGCCCCGGCGGCGGGAGCCTCCGCAGCAACCGGCGCCTTCCCGGCCGTCGGCGCGGTGCTCGGCGCCTCCGTACTCTCCTTCTTGTCTTACTACATGCAGTAA